The Propionispora vibrioides region CCACGTCAAGCTCTTCTTTTGGCTTCTGCGATTGAGTATTTCAAACAATTTACGCCGTACGCAGTATCCAAAGGTATGGATTCCATTGCTGTTGTCGGTTACCCCATAGTAGCGAAAGTGCCCAACCAGCTTGGCATTTATCTGTTTGATCAAGGTTCCTAGCTCCGTG contains the following coding sequences:
- a CDS encoding group II intron maturase-specific domain-containing protein; translation: TELGTLIKQINAKLVGHFRYYGVTDNSNGIHTFGYCVRRKLFEILNRRSQKKSLTWEGFAKLTDRFPLAKARIYVNIYG